Below is a window of Drosophila miranda strain MSH22 chromosome 3, D.miranda_PacBio2.1, whole genome shotgun sequence DNA.
AACCACCAAAACAAGATTGCAGATCGGTTTTGTTCgtctgttttgttttgtgtcgAAGCATCGCATAGCTGATAAATCAGCTTTTGGCCAAAACTAAATACAGCCACAGCTCGAGCGTTGTCAAGCCCCACAAGGCCAACACGCCCCGCAACGTGTCTGAGGTCTGGGCCAACGTCGGGGCATCTCTCCTCCACTGTCATCTGGTTGTCTCTTCAAGCCATGCCATGGATAtccatagacataagtaaacATATGGAAAGAGTGGGGAAAAAGAAGCAGAAGCACAGAACAGAAGATGTTGATCATGATCGTATCGTGATCGTGAACGCTGATCGCGGATCATGAGCTCCAGCATCGAGACCCAATGTCGGCTAGAACTTTACGATGTGATTATCAAGTGATATTGAATGATTGCATTCCTGTTTACCTGGCTTTTGCCTGATAATTATAGATTAACAACTTAACCGGTATTACAGCTTATCTGTCTGTAGGTCGTCCCCCCATAAAAACAGCTTGATATGTCTTATATATAATTTTGATTTGCTTTTCTAGTTAACAGCTGCAAGGCGGTCAACTCTTGAAACAACAACGACTCcaacaacagccacaacaTGAACGGTCCCAAACACAAACTATGCACTAAACTGTCCAGCACGTATCTGAGAAAATGGTGTAAGTATAATCAATTCAATGAATCCGAGTAGCCCCCAAGGGGGTGAGCGATGCTTCGGTGATGTGTTCTCAGAGTTTTCCCCACTGGAAGCTGGACGAGTATTACCTGAAATCCCACTACCATTAGCATCTGATTAGCCAACCGCGCTCTTCCTATTAACAAAAAATTTCCATATGGATTTCCGCATTGATTTGTGCAATAATCCCCTGAAACGATTTATGCTCAACGCAATGGCAGGTGGAACCACAAGAACCCATCGACTGACTTAACGCCAGGGCGAATCATCCATATATCGCATACAATATATAACTCCACGTGCCGTGCCTGGTTCTTGATTTTGCTCAATAGATTGCGAATGCTTCGCTTTGTTCGTATGACTGGTTAGACTGGTATTCGCTTTTGAATTTCTAATTGATTCCGCTGAAAGTACGCAGAGGATAAACTCAGATCTTCACCCAAGTAGCTACCGACTTTCCCTTCCTTTCGTTTCCTTCTGGAAAAATAAGACTAAGGCGCAGTGGGCTTTTAGTTCCaaggactgggactgggatcTGGGACTGGGATATGGCTCTGATTGCTGTTGTTTAGCGTCGACATTCCAGTTCTGGCGCTTGCACTTCAGTAATTAAACGATAATTATTCAATCACAACTAATTGGGGATCGGATCGGGCATCTCTATCCATCGCTAATTGGATAACAAAGTGTATAAGGTCAAAGGGTCACTAGAAGAGTGATTCATGTTCCGCAATATGTACACTAGTGTTCTATTCGTTCGatgtataaatatttatgccgAGCTGTCCCAGTCGAGTGCCAACTCAAATATTTGTCTCGATCGAAGCCAACAAAGCCAACATTTTCCCACCTTCCCGCTCACAGGGTCTGACTCATTCCAATCATCCACTGATTTATGCAATCGCTGTACAACCGTTGAATAATTCTCCTTGGTTTTCCAGGGATTACGATCGCCATTGCGTCGATTTTGATAGTGGGAGGCGTTTTGGTGGCCTGCGAGTTCTCCGTGCTGATCAATGCCATTGTGGACCGCATGGTGGCTCTGCGGCCTGGCGCCAAGACCTTCGGCTGGTGGGCCAAGCCGCCGGTGGAGCCCCACATCAGTCTGTACATCTACAATGTGACCAATGCCGATGACTTCCTCAGCAATGGCTCCAAGGCCATTGTCGATGAGGTGGGTCCCTATGTCTACAGGTAAGTGATCTTTAAACTGCACCTAAACGTCAATGTTAACACGATCTTCTCTCCCTTCATCTCCGACTTGCAGCGAGAGCTGGGAAAAGGTTAACATCGTGGAGAATGACAATGGCACGCTCAGCTACAATCTGCGCAAGATCTACTCGTTCCGCGAAGATCTGTCTGTGGGCCCCGAAGATGACGTGGTGATTGTGCCCAACATTCCCATGCTGAGTGCCACCTCCCAAAGCAAGCATGCGGCCAGGTGAGTGCCCTGCGTGTGCCGACAGTGGCTTCTACAAAAAATGCTGCAATCTGATTAACCCTGATCTTGCCCATCCCAGGTTCCTGCGTCTGGCCATGGCCAGCATCATGGACATACTGAAGATCAAGCCGTTCGTTCAGGTGTCCGTGGGACAGCTGCTCTGGGGATACGAGGATCCGCTGCTCAAGCTGGCCAAGGATGTGGTGCCTAAGGAGCAGAAGCTGCCATACGAGGAGTTCGGCCTGCTGTACGGCAAGAACGGCACCTCCTCCGACCGCGTCACCGTCAACACAGGCGTCGATGACATCGAGAAGTACGGCATTATCGACCAGTACAACGGTCGCACCCACCTGCCCCACTGGACCACCGATGAGTGCAATCACCTGAACGGCACTGACGGCTCCATCTTCCCCCCGCACATCGACCACGATCGTGTGTTGCATGTGTACGACAAAGATCTCTGCCGCCTGATGCCGCTGGTCTTCGAAAAGGAGGTGATGACCTCTAACGAGGTGCCCGGCTATCGCTTCACCCCACCCGAGTGGGTCTTTGCCGATGTCGAGAGCCACCCGGAGAACATGTGCTTCTGCCCCGCCGGCCAGCCGTCGTGCTCCCCCAACGGTCTCTTCAACGTCTCGCTGTGTCAATACGGTACTACTCACTGGGCCTCAAAAGATCCCTTCCTGACACTAACAAATGTCTCGCCCGTACAGATTCCCCCATCATGCTAAGCTTCCCCCATTTCTATCTCGGCGACGAGAGCCTGCGGACACAGGTGGAGGGCATTTCGCCGCCAGAGAAGGAGAAGCATCAGTTCTTCCTCGATGTGCAGCCGGTAAGAAAGGCGACCCTTTCCTCCTGTCAGTTCTCCTGTAATGGTCATTCATTTCCGTCTTTATCCCATAGAAAATGGGAACCACTCTGCGTGTTCGAGCTCGTATCCAAATCAATCTGGCCGTCAGCCAGGTGTTCGACATCAAGCAAGTGGCCAACTTCCCAGACATCATCTTCCCCATTCTGTGGTTCGAGGAGGGGATCGACAGCCTGCCCAATGAGGTCACCGATCTGATGCGCTTTGCCGAACAAGTGCCGCCCAAGATACGTGTGGCTCTGATTGTCGGCCTGTTCGCCCTGGGGGtggccctgctgctgctgtcgacCTTCTGCCTGATCCGCAACTCTCACCGGCAGAGCACCCTGCATCTGGAGGGCTCCAACTACCTGGCCACCGCCCAAGTGGACATGAACAAGAAGCAGAACAAGGACACCCAGCCCGCCAGATACTAGAGATTGTCGAGTTTTGGATGATATGATCAGTAGACGTATCGAGGGGTCGGTCTCTGGGTGTCTTAGTTTAGTGTAGATAGGTAACTGGGACTagcccattccattccattcccataACCCATCCCCTGCacccatccgatccgatcagaTCCGATCAGATCCATTCGGGTTTGATCCGGTGGGGggtgtgtgtgagtgtctgTAGTCTAGAACAAATGGAGCTGGGAAGACTTGTATGTATTTTGTATGTGTATCTGTacttgtatctgtatctgtatctattgtattgtatgtaGGTTATCTTTGTAAGTAATCGTTATGAAATTTTGATGATGATGTGTAGTCCTACGCAACAGTCGTGATCGCATTAAGGCTCAAAGCTTCGACTTAGCTTAAACTTTGATTTGTTATACCAAAACTGAATTAATATACCCCAACAACCCCACAATTCCCCGTACCCCGTTGTACCACTTGTTGAAATTCGATGTCAAGACAATCAAGTCACAAACCAAACCCGAAACGTTTctcaaataaaaaataaagcaATGTTCCGTCCTCCATACAAATGTGCTTCATTATCGATCCAATAGAAAACATCTATTGTATCTATCCCATGTACAATTTATATGTGTATAATATGCAAATAATTACGATATTATTTTAATTAGGCATAGACCGGAATCGAATCCCCTCTTCCCCTCGCCTCCACAACCCCGAAAGCTTCAACAGAATCCAAAGCAGGGCTTCACGTTCCCCTGCAAAATGTTTGTCGGCTTAAGCTCTACACATTTGGTTCTCAAATGGCCTATCCCCATTCAGTAGCCATAGAATATTTAGATGGGTTCCCGAAACAAAAGAATATTTGTATTTCTTaataaaaataacaacaatAAAAAAGTACCTAGCGGGAGAACAAAATCAAATTTGAAAATGTGTTTTGCCATCGATAATTGCTTAATTGCCGACCATTTCAGTGTTTATAGACATGCAGCTTCCTTTTCCGGAATGCAATCGGTACTAGACCCGAAAGTATGCAACGAATGATGTTTCAGAATATTATTCTCTGATGAACTCTGGAATAATATCCCAGCAAATGCGGTCTGGATTTGTGTCTATTCTTGGGAATGATCGAATGCAACGACCGGCTATAAGTATTCCCCTGTGGGCCTTTGATGCTTAGATTTAAAAATGTTAGAATCTGGCTCCTATTGATCCCAAAAGTATGCTTCCGAAGGGCCTTAGCTGGATCGAGATCAAGtgaaaacgaaaacgagaaTCGAGGCAATCGAGGCAATCGAGACAGATAAGCCCTATCTATCCATCAGTTGATTTAATGTCCGAGTTCCCTTTCTATATAGGATTCCAGCGGCTGCGAGGTCATCCAACATAacccaaacaaacaaaaaatacatgAAACATTAAATGGTAATAAAAAATTCAATGAATTATAAAGCCCGCCTATCAGCAGAACTCATCTCAAAATGCCAGGTTTAGGAATTCAGTTATATAGTAGTTTGTTTACTTTCGATTGGATGCATTAAAGACCTCCAGACACAGACCAGACCGGATTCTGCAGCACAGCCATTAAAGCGTCTATTAATACTGGATTCCATGATTGTT
It encodes the following:
- the LOC108158557 gene encoding scavenger receptor class B member 1 isoform X1; translation: MNGPKHKLCTKLSSTYLRKWWITIAIASILIVGGVLVACEFSVLINAIVDRMVALRPGAKTFGWWAKPPVEPHISLYIYNVTNADDFLSNGSKAIVDEVGPYVYSESWEKVNIVENDNGTLSYNLRKIYSFREDLSVGPEDDVVIVPNIPMLSATSQSKHAARFLRLAMASIMDILKIKPFVQVSVGQLLWGYEDPLLKLAKDVVPKEQKLPYEEFGLLYGKNGTSSDRVTVNTGVDDIEKYGIIDQYNGRTHLPHWTTDECNHLNGTDGSIFPPHIDHDRVLHVYDKDLCRLMPLVFEKEVMTSNEVPGYRFTPPEWVFADVESHPENMCFCPAGQPSCSPNGLFNVSLCQYDSPIMLSFPHFYLGDESLRTQVEGISPPEKEKHQFFLDVQPKMGTTLRVRARIQINLAVSQVFDIKQVANFPDIIFPILWFEEGIDSLPNEVTDLMRFAEQVPPKIRVALIVGLFALGVALLLLSTFCLIRNSHRQSTLHLEGSNYLATAQVDMNKKQNKDTQPARY
- the LOC108158557 gene encoding scavenger receptor class B member 1 isoform X2 is translated as MPTLVDILYRITIAIASILIVGGVLVACEFSVLINAIVDRMVALRPGAKTFGWWAKPPVEPHISLYIYNVTNADDFLSNGSKAIVDEVGPYVYSESWEKVNIVENDNGTLSYNLRKIYSFREDLSVGPEDDVVIVPNIPMLSATSQSKHAARFLRLAMASIMDILKIKPFVQVSVGQLLWGYEDPLLKLAKDVVPKEQKLPYEEFGLLYGKNGTSSDRVTVNTGVDDIEKYGIIDQYNGRTHLPHWTTDECNHLNGTDGSIFPPHIDHDRVLHVYDKDLCRLMPLVFEKEVMTSNEVPGYRFTPPEWVFADVESHPENMCFCPAGQPSCSPNGLFNVSLCQYDSPIMLSFPHFYLGDESLRTQVEGISPPEKEKHQFFLDVQPKMGTTLRVRARIQINLAVSQVFDIKQVANFPDIIFPILWFEEGIDSLPNEVTDLMRFAEQVPPKIRVALIVGLFALGVALLLLSTFCLIRNSHRQSTLHLEGSNYLATAQVDMNKKQNKDTQPARY